One genomic region from Cyanobium usitatum str. Tous encodes:
- the psbQ gene encoding photosystem II protein PsbQ — MASARIPAVFTAFGQTSFGQTTFGQQLRRLLVLCLATVLCLGLSACDGSQGKKPPTISPEDMALIERQAEGFLAARNRLPELAALVNDRNWVFTANLIHGPMQEVGREMSYINQRLLPADRPEAEKRATALKTALAQLDEASRLQDGDKLRKGYIKVASGFGLYAQVLPTQVQEDLKQI, encoded by the coding sequence ATGGCTTCTGCGCGGATTCCTGCAGTTTTCACTGCTTTTGGCCAAACCAGTTTCGGTCAAACCACTTTTGGTCAGCAGCTGCGCCGTTTACTGGTGCTCTGCCTTGCCACCGTGCTCTGCCTCGGCCTGAGCGCCTGTGACGGCAGCCAGGGCAAGAAGCCGCCGACCATCAGCCCAGAGGACATGGCCCTGATCGAGCGCCAAGCCGAGGGCTTCCTGGCAGCCCGCAACCGCCTGCCCGAGTTGGCCGCCCTCGTAAATGATCGCAACTGGGTATTCACTGCCAACTTGATCCACGGCCCCATGCAGGAAGTGGGCCGGGAAATGAGCTACATCAACCAAAGGCTGCTGCCCGCCGACCGCCCCGAGGCCGAGAAGCGCGCCACCGCCCTAAAAACGGCCCTAGCCCAGCTCGATGAAGCCTCCCGCCTTCAAGACGGCGACAAGCTGCGTAAGGGTTACATCAAGGTGGCGAGCGGTTTTGGTCTCTATGCCCAGGTGTTGCCCACCCAAGTGCAGGAAGACCTCAAGCAAATCTGA
- the purU gene encoding formyltetrahydrofolate deformylase, with translation MTTATAILQMICPDQPGLVRELSGWVAANGGNIVHADHHSDQGAGLFLSRIEWQLEGFGLPRQAICPTASALAERLGGQYKVNFSDVRPPVAIFVSKQDHCLLDLLWRTRTGELPMQVPLVISNHPDLGPMAEEFGARFAHVPISAANREAAEARHLELLAEHGIELVILAKYMQVLTPAFLESFDPPDAFHRVINIHHSFLPAFQGAQPYHRAWERGVKLIGATGHYVTEQLDGGPIIAQSTVPVGHRDEIDDLIRLGRDCERLALARAVRLHLKRQIMVYRGRTAVFA, from the coding sequence ATGACTACCGCCACCGCCATCCTGCAGATGATCTGCCCGGATCAACCCGGACTGGTGCGGGAATTGTCTGGCTGGGTGGCAGCTAACGGCGGCAACATCGTGCACGCCGACCACCACAGCGATCAAGGCGCCGGCTTGTTTTTGAGCCGGATTGAGTGGCAGCTTGAGGGTTTCGGGCTGCCGCGGCAGGCGATCTGTCCCACGGCCAGCGCCCTGGCGGAGCGTTTGGGCGGCCAATACAAGGTGAACTTCTCAGATGTGCGCCCGCCAGTGGCGATCTTCGTGAGCAAGCAGGACCACTGCCTGCTGGATTTGCTGTGGCGCACGCGCACGGGCGAGTTGCCGATGCAGGTGCCGCTGGTGATCTCCAACCATCCCGACCTTGGTCCTATGGCTGAGGAATTTGGGGCTCGCTTTGCCCATGTGCCTATCTCAGCCGCCAACCGGGAGGCGGCTGAAGCACGGCACCTGGAGCTGCTTGCTGAGCACGGCATCGAGCTGGTGATCCTGGCCAAGTACATGCAGGTGCTGACGCCGGCATTTTTGGAGAGCTTTGATCCACCGGATGCTTTCCACCGAGTGATCAACATCCACCACTCTTTCCTGCCTGCCTTCCAGGGCGCCCAGCCCTATCACCGGGCCTGGGAGCGGGGCGTGAAGCTGATCGGTGCCACCGGGCACTACGTGACTGAGCAGCTGGACGGGGGCCCGATCATTGCCCAGTCCACCGTGCCCGTGGGCCATCGTGACGAGATCGATGACCTGATCCGCCTCGGCCGCGACTGCGAACGCCTGGCGCTGGCCCGGGCCGTGCGCCTGCACCTCAAGCGCCAGATAATGGTTTACCGGGGGCGGACGGCGGTGTTTGCTTGA
- a CDS encoding M10 family metallopeptidase C-terminal domain-containing protein, producing the protein MANLGRFEPEIPARASRPEENFLGTESLFMAGFKAEFPTRASDALAAPTSVEPEQRDIVTSPGALLAAPVARDALTVALARVTAISSDSSVSDDSIDLDAIDSRFHAGRCVCMACNGAGRSPMGEVSVITTPTGSTASAAANAPVSLQTLANYLTRDFWLEAGTYSRRYNLSSSGNGANNGTITYNVTGWGNDIDGLSSDRRTLTREVFKLYSATLGINFQEVTGSGGDIRFTDNDSGAYAYTATGWYADSSKQDLIIDYSVVNVQASWDNSRSNYNTYTPQTIFHEIGHALGLGHQGQYNYTGTPLTYAVSAQFANDSWQATMMSYWDQAENTTTGASFAWLQTPMAVDWMALNDLYGTQGYSTASAFQGDTIYGVGTNITAAQSQIWNLFSTYAGSTAHTIVDGDGYDTLNVSNFSANQLINLAPSQSNSTAPSISNIGGKIGNLTIAAGTIIEAAIGGSGNDSFYGNDVNNSFRGGGGNDSFYDSLGSDTYYGDEGIDWLYFSESIELLSYALSDNSLLFSRTSGSFDVDQVWNSVENIVFNSISFSYADLVSSLSGPVLADVTISSVNGLLSGAATSSTDLSFSGSLSQALDLGQSIAFYRDGLQLGSADVSATDPTSWSISLQESAGSNSFAYTARLVDSTSGKLGSLSSPFALTVDTVAPLVSVNALTTEDTTPLLSGTISEAAAQVSVSIGGISRSAINNGNGTWSLQWSDPLAAGPSYNVVVTATDAAGNSGTDTTTGELSILVPPPQPSPVLFFSLSSAVTSSSASVMGGLTAQRNDIIAFDGSSFSTWLNGNASGLSGAVLRDFHIVSPDEVVVAFQSPITLSGTAFDDSDLARLSRNTSGGFDVSMFFDGSDVGLTTKAEKIDAVTGLPDGSWLISTRGSGGVTGVSSFAAQDILRFVPTSVGTTTAGSWSLYADMSDVGITSKAENITAIDVAADGRMFLTTGGNASASTGGTSLSATNEDVFVFQPTALGSTTSGSYPSPLFFDGSLYGLGSNALLGIDVPV; encoded by the coding sequence ATGGCGAATCTCGGCCGTTTTGAGCCCGAAATCCCCGCCCGTGCCAGTCGCCCGGAGGAGAATTTCCTAGGGACTGAGAGCCTTTTCATGGCCGGCTTCAAGGCGGAATTCCCCACCCGAGCTTCAGATGCTCTCGCAGCCCCAACCTCTGTGGAGCCGGAGCAGCGCGACATCGTGACCAGCCCTGGCGCCCTCCTCGCAGCCCCGGTGGCCCGTGATGCCCTAACCGTGGCCCTTGCCAGGGTTACCGCCATTAGCAGCGACAGCTCGGTGTCTGATGACTCGATCGATCTCGATGCGATCGACAGCCGCTTCCATGCCGGCCGCTGCGTCTGCATGGCCTGCAATGGTGCCGGCAGAAGCCCGATGGGAGAAGTCAGCGTCATCACCACCCCCACCGGCAGCACCGCCAGCGCAGCGGCCAACGCACCGGTCAGCCTGCAAACCCTGGCGAACTACCTGACGCGCGACTTCTGGCTGGAGGCAGGTACCTATTCACGCCGTTACAACCTCAGCAGTAGCGGCAACGGTGCCAATAACGGAACCATCACGTACAACGTAACGGGTTGGGGGAATGACATAGACGGCCTCTCTTCCGATCGCCGGACTCTGACCCGCGAGGTGTTCAAGCTGTATTCGGCCACGTTGGGGATCAACTTCCAGGAGGTGACCGGTTCAGGAGGCGATATCCGCTTCACCGACAATGACAGTGGTGCTTACGCCTACACGGCTACTGGCTGGTATGCCGACAGCTCGAAGCAGGACCTCATCATTGACTACAGCGTCGTCAATGTCCAGGCCTCCTGGGACAACAGCAGGTCGAATTACAACACCTACACGCCACAGACGATCTTTCATGAGATCGGCCATGCACTTGGTCTAGGCCACCAAGGTCAATACAATTATACTGGTACGCCCCTCACCTACGCAGTTTCGGCTCAGTTCGCCAATGATTCTTGGCAGGCGACGATGATGTCGTACTGGGATCAAGCGGAGAACACCACCACCGGAGCCTCGTTCGCCTGGTTGCAGACACCGATGGCGGTCGACTGGATGGCGCTCAACGATCTTTACGGAACTCAGGGCTACAGCACCGCCAGTGCCTTCCAAGGCGACACCATCTATGGCGTTGGCACCAACATCACTGCTGCCCAGAGCCAGATCTGGAACCTATTCAGCACCTACGCAGGATCCACGGCCCACACGATCGTTGACGGCGACGGCTACGACACCCTCAACGTCAGCAATTTCAGCGCCAACCAGTTGATCAATCTGGCCCCCTCCCAAAGCAACTCAACGGCGCCTTCCATTTCCAACATCGGCGGCAAGATCGGCAACCTCACGATCGCCGCCGGCACGATTATCGAGGCCGCCATCGGTGGCAGCGGCAACGACAGCTTCTACGGTAACGATGTCAACAACAGCTTCCGCGGTGGCGGTGGCAACGACAGCTTCTACGACAGCCTCGGCTCCGACACCTACTACGGCGATGAGGGCATCGACTGGTTGTATTTCAGCGAGTCGATCGAGTTGCTCAGCTACGCACTCTCCGATAATTCGCTGCTGTTCTCCCGCACCTCCGGCAGCTTCGATGTCGACCAAGTCTGGAACAGCGTCGAAAACATTGTTTTCAACAGCATCAGTTTCAGCTATGCCGATCTGGTCAGCAGCCTCTCGGGGCCGGTGCTAGCAGACGTGACGATCAGTTCAGTCAACGGCCTGCTCAGCGGCGCCGCCACCAGCAGCACCGACCTCAGCTTCTCCGGCAGCCTCAGCCAGGCCCTCGACCTCGGCCAATCGATCGCCTTTTACCGCGATGGCCTGCAGCTCGGCAGCGCCGATGTCAGCGCCACCGACCCAACCAGCTGGAGCATCTCCCTGCAGGAGAGCGCCGGCAGCAACAGCTTCGCCTACACCGCCCGGTTAGTCGACAGCACCAGCGGCAAGCTGGGCAGCCTCTCTAGCCCCTTCGCCCTCACCGTCGACACCGTTGCCCCCCTCGTCAGCGTCAACGCCCTCACCACCGAGGACACCACACCCCTACTCAGCGGCACCATCAGCGAGGCGGCCGCCCAGGTGAGCGTCAGCATCGGTGGCATCAGCCGCAGTGCCATCAACAACGGCAACGGCACCTGGTCGCTCCAGTGGAGCGACCCCCTCGCAGCCGGCCCCAGCTACAACGTGGTTGTCACCGCCACCGACGCCGCCGGCAACTCCGGCACCGACACCACCACCGGCGAGCTCAGCATTCTCGTGCCGCCGCCTCAGCCGAGCCCGGTCCTGTTCTTCAGCCTGAGCAGCGCCGTCACCAGCTCCTCGGCTTCGGTGATGGGCGGCCTGACGGCCCAGCGCAACGACATCATCGCCTTCGATGGCAGCAGTTTCTCCACCTGGCTGAACGGCAACGCCAGCGGACTGAGCGGTGCGGTGCTGCGCGATTTCCACATCGTCAGCCCCGATGAGGTAGTGGTGGCCTTCCAGAGCCCGATCACCCTTTCGGGCACCGCCTTCGACGACTCGGATCTGGCCCGCCTCAGCCGCAACACCAGCGGGGGGTTCGACGTGTCGATGTTCTTCGACGGCAGCGACGTGGGCCTCACCACCAAAGCCGAGAAGATCGACGCCGTAACAGGGCTGCCCGACGGCTCCTGGCTGATCTCCACCCGGGGCAGCGGCGGCGTGACCGGTGTAAGCAGCTTTGCCGCCCAAGACATCCTGCGCTTTGTGCCCACCAGCGTCGGCACCACCACCGCCGGCAGCTGGAGCCTCTACGCCGACATGAGCGACGTGGGCATCACCAGCAAAGCCGAAAACATCACCGCCATCGACGTGGCCGCCGACGGCCGGATGTTCCTTACCACCGGCGGCAACGCCAGCGCCTCCACCGGCGGCACCAGCCTCAGCGCCACCAACGAAGACGTCTTCGTGTTCCAGCCCACCGCCCTCGGATCCACCACCAGCGGCAGCTATCCCTCACCGCTGTTCTTCGACGGCAGCCTCTACGGACTGGGCAGCAACGCCCTTCTAGGGATTGATGTGCCGGTCTAA
- a CDS encoding B12-binding domain-containing radical SAM protein: MLAFPSTYTVGITSLGYQVVWATLAQRADVDVRRLFTDQGDPVHRHCDLFGLSLSWELDGPVLLDLLEQQRIPIWAAERGDDDPIVFGGGPVLTANPEPLAPFFDVVLLGDGELLLPAFVDALQAHREEPRAERLRQLAQVPGVYVPSLYAPRYSPEGDLLAVEPTEAGIPATVAKQTWRGNTLSHSAVITPEAAWPSIHMVEVARSCPELCRFCLASYLTLPFRTPSLEDGLIPAVEKGLVATQRLGLLGASVTQHPQFADLLAWLDQDRFEGTRVSVSSVRAATVTAELGRILAKRGSKSLTIAIESGSERMRQVVNKKLATEEIYSAARYAKEGGLTGLKLYGMVGLPTEEDVDVEATAELLLALKKATPGLRLTLGVSSFVPKAHTPFQWQGVRPEADKRLKLLAKRLKPKGIELRPESYGWSVIQALLSRSDRRLAPVIAAARGKHESLGGWKQAYRAVREQTSGPQSPPAWEEVIHATWNSERVLPWAHLEGPLPPATLERHRAEALALTQKNGVQA; encoded by the coding sequence GTGTTGGCCTTCCCCAGCACCTACACGGTGGGCATCACCAGCCTGGGCTACCAGGTGGTGTGGGCGACCCTGGCCCAGCGGGCCGATGTGGATGTGCGGCGCCTATTCACTGACCAGGGCGACCCAGTGCACCGCCACTGCGACCTGTTTGGCCTTTCGCTGAGCTGGGAGCTGGATGGGCCGGTGCTGCTGGATCTGCTGGAGCAGCAGCGCATTCCGATCTGGGCGGCCGAGCGCGGCGACGACGATCCAATCGTGTTCGGCGGTGGGCCGGTGCTCACGGCCAACCCCGAGCCCCTGGCGCCATTTTTTGATGTGGTGTTGCTGGGCGACGGCGAGCTGCTGCTGCCCGCCTTTGTGGATGCCCTGCAGGCGCACCGCGAGGAGCCGCGGGCCGAACGGCTCCGTCAGCTAGCCCAGGTGCCGGGCGTGTATGTGCCCAGCCTCTATGCCCCCCGCTACAGCCCCGAGGGCGATCTGCTTGCGGTGGAGCCAACAGAAGCGGGTATCCCGGCCACGGTGGCCAAACAAACCTGGCGCGGCAACACCTTGAGCCATTCGGCGGTGATCACCCCGGAGGCGGCCTGGCCCTCGATCCACATGGTGGAGGTGGCGCGCAGCTGTCCGGAGCTGTGCCGCTTCTGTCTGGCCAGCTACCTCACCCTGCCCTTTCGCACCCCCAGCCTGGAAGACGGCCTGATCCCGGCGGTGGAAAAGGGTTTGGTCGCCACCCAGCGCCTGGGATTGCTGGGAGCCTCAGTCACCCAGCACCCCCAATTCGCCGACCTGCTGGCCTGGCTGGATCAAGACCGCTTTGAAGGCACCCGGGTGAGCGTCAGCTCGGTGCGGGCCGCCACCGTGACCGCCGAGCTGGGCCGAATCCTGGCCAAACGTGGCAGCAAATCGCTCACGATCGCGATTGAAAGCGGCAGCGAGCGCATGCGCCAGGTGGTTAACAAGAAGCTGGCCACCGAAGAGATCTACTCAGCAGCCCGCTATGCCAAGGAGGGCGGGCTCACGGGCCTGAAGCTCTACGGCATGGTGGGCCTGCCGACGGAAGAAGACGTCGATGTGGAAGCCACCGCCGAGCTGCTTTTAGCTCTGAAAAAGGCCACTCCCGGCCTGAGGCTCACCCTGGGAGTGAGCAGCTTCGTGCCCAAGGCCCACACGCCGTTCCAGTGGCAAGGCGTGCGACCCGAAGCCGACAAGCGACTCAAGCTGCTGGCCAAGCGGCTCAAGCCCAAGGGCATCGAGCTACGCCCCGAGAGCTACGGCTGGAGCGTGATCCAGGCGCTGCTGTCGCGCAGCGACCGTCGCCTAGCGCCGGTGATCGCTGCTGCCCGCGGCAAGCACGAGAGCCTGGGGGGCTGGAAGCAGGCCTATCGGGCGGTGCGGGAGCAAACCTCAGGCCCGCAAAGCCCACCAGCCTGGGAGGAAGTGATCCACGCCACCTGGAACAGCGAGCGGGTATTGCCCTGGGCCCACTTGGAGGGGCCGCTGCCCCCCGCAACCCTGGAGCGGCATCGAGCCGAAGCACTCGCCCTGACTCAGAAAAATGGCGTACAGGCATGA
- the acnB gene encoding bifunctional aconitate hydratase 2/2-methylisocitrate dehydratase, with protein sequence MSAATFLPSYRAAAAEREALGVPALPLSAAQASALTELLSAPPAGEEAFLLHLLSERIPPGVDEAAYVKAGWLAAVAQGTATSPLVNPVAAVKLLATMIGGYNVSALIELLSNSDPAIASAAAEGLSRTLLVYDAYNEVLELASSNPYGQQVIDSWAAAEWFTAKAELPAEITVTVFKVEGETNTDDLSPATHATTRPDIPLHAMAMLETRMPGGLELISQLKTKGHPVAYVGDVVGTGSSRKSAINSVLWHTGSDIPHVPNKRGGGVILGGKIAPIFFNTAEDSGALPIECDVSALSSGDVITIRPYAGTIERASGQANAGEIVARFELKPSTISDEVRAGGRIPLLIGRSLTDKVRAQLGLAASELFIRPVAPADTAKGFTLAQKMVGKACGLAGVRPGSSCEPLMTTVGSQDTTGPMTRDEMKELACLGFSADLVMQSFCHTAAYPKPVDLKTHAELPDFMASRGGVALRPGDGIIHSWLNRMLLPDTVGTGGDSHTRFPLGISFPAGSGLVAFAAAIGAMPLDMPESVLVKFSGSLQPGVTLRDVVNAIPYVAIQQGLLTVAKEGKQNVFNGRIMEIEGLPDLKLEQAFELTDATAERSCAGSTIKLNVETVSEYLSSNVALLKNMIARGYGDGRTLARRIKAMEAWLANPVLLEADADAEYAAVIEIDLDQITEPILACPNDPDNVKTLSEVAGAAIDEVFIGSCMTNIGHYRAAANVLKGQGENAARLWVCPPTRMDEEMLKEEGYYAIFEAAGSRMEMPGCSLCMGNQARVENDTTVFSTSTRNFNNRLGNGAQVYLGSAELAAVCAQLGRIPSRDEYLKVAAEKIDPFGAELYRYLNFDQIEGFEDSGRVMSAEEEAQVLAGV encoded by the coding sequence ATGTCTGCAGCCACCTTCCTCCCCAGCTACCGCGCCGCCGCGGCCGAGCGCGAAGCCCTGGGGGTGCCCGCCCTGCCGCTGAGCGCCGCGCAAGCCAGTGCACTCACGGAGCTGCTGAGCGCACCGCCCGCCGGCGAGGAAGCCTTCCTGCTGCACCTGCTGAGCGAGCGCATCCCCCCCGGCGTGGATGAGGCGGCCTACGTGAAGGCCGGCTGGCTTGCGGCTGTGGCCCAGGGCACGGCTACTAGCCCCCTGGTGAACCCGGTGGCGGCCGTAAAGCTGCTGGCCACCATGATCGGTGGCTACAACGTCAGCGCCCTGATCGAGCTGCTCAGCAACTCCGATCCGGCCATCGCCAGCGCTGCCGCCGAGGGGCTGAGCCGCACCCTGCTCGTCTACGACGCCTACAACGAGGTGCTGGAGCTGGCCTCCAGCAACCCCTACGGCCAGCAGGTGATCGACAGCTGGGCCGCCGCCGAGTGGTTCACCGCCAAGGCCGAGCTGCCCGCCGAGATCACCGTGACGGTGTTCAAGGTGGAGGGTGAAACCAACACCGACGACCTCTCCCCCGCCACCCACGCCACAACCCGGCCCGACATCCCCCTGCACGCCATGGCGATGCTGGAAACCCGCATGCCCGGCGGCCTGGAGCTGATCAGCCAGCTCAAAACCAAGGGCCACCCGGTGGCCTATGTGGGCGATGTGGTGGGCACGGGCAGCTCACGCAAATCCGCCATCAACTCGGTGCTCTGGCACACCGGCAGCGACATCCCCCACGTGCCCAACAAGCGCGGCGGCGGTGTGATCCTGGGCGGCAAGATCGCGCCGATCTTCTTCAACACCGCCGAGGATTCCGGCGCCCTGCCGATCGAGTGCGACGTAAGCGCCCTGAGCAGCGGCGATGTGATCACGATCCGCCCCTACGCCGGCACGATCGAGCGGGCCAGCGGCCAAGCGAACGCCGGCGAAATCGTGGCCCGCTTCGAGCTCAAACCCAGCACGATCAGCGATGAGGTGCGCGCCGGCGGCCGCATCCCCCTGCTGATCGGCCGCTCCCTGACAGACAAGGTGCGCGCCCAGCTGGGGCTGGCCGCCAGCGAGCTGTTCATCCGTCCGGTGGCCCCGGCCGACACCGCCAAGGGCTTCACCCTGGCCCAGAAGATGGTGGGCAAGGCCTGCGGCCTGGCGGGCGTGCGCCCCGGCAGCAGCTGCGAGCCCCTGATGACCACCGTGGGCTCCCAGGACACCACCGGGCCCATGACCCGCGATGAGATGAAGGAGCTGGCCTGCCTGGGCTTCAGCGCTGATCTGGTGATGCAGAGCTTCTGCCATACCGCCGCCTATCCCAAGCCGGTGGATCTGAAAACCCACGCCGAGCTGCCGGATTTCATGGCGTCGCGAGGCGGTGTGGCCCTGCGCCCCGGCGATGGGATCATCCACAGCTGGCTCAACCGCATGCTTCTGCCAGACACGGTGGGCACCGGCGGCGACAGCCACACCCGCTTCCCCCTGGGCATCTCCTTCCCGGCCGGCTCGGGCCTGGTGGCCTTTGCTGCCGCCATCGGCGCCATGCCGCTGGACATGCCCGAATCGGTGCTGGTGAAATTCTCCGGCTCCCTGCAGCCGGGCGTCACCCTGCGCGATGTGGTGAACGCGATTCCCTACGTGGCCATCCAGCAGGGCCTGCTCACGGTGGCCAAGGAAGGCAAGCAGAACGTGTTCAACGGCCGGATCATGGAGATCGAGGGGCTGCCCGATCTCAAACTCGAGCAGGCGTTTGAACTCACCGACGCCACCGCCGAACGCTCCTGTGCCGGCAGCACGATCAAGCTCAACGTTGAAACGGTGAGCGAATACCTAAGCAGCAACGTGGCGCTACTCAAAAACATGATTGCCCGGGGCTACGGCGATGGGCGCACCCTGGCCCGCCGCATCAAGGCGATGGAGGCCTGGCTGGCCAACCCGGTGCTGCTGGAGGCCGATGCCGATGCCGAATATGCGGCTGTGATCGAAATCGATCTCGATCAGATCACAGAGCCGATCCTGGCCTGCCCCAACGACCCCGACAACGTCAAAACCCTCTCCGAAGTAGCCGGCGCAGCCATCGATGAGGTGTTCATCGGCAGCTGCATGACCAACATCGGCCACTACCGCGCCGCGGCCAACGTGCTCAAAGGCCAGGGCGAAAATGCTGCGCGGCTGTGGGTATGTCCCCCCACCCGCATGGACGAGGAGATGCTTAAAGAAGAGGGCTACTACGCCATCTTCGAAGCGGCCGGCTCGCGCATGGAGATGCCGGGCTGCTCCCTGTGCATGGGCAATCAAGCCCGGGTGGAAAACGACACCACGGTGTTTTCCACCAGCACCCGCAACTTCAACAACCGCCTCGGCAACGGCGCCCAGGTGTACCTAGGCAGCGCCGAACTAGCAGCGGTGTGCGCCCAGCTGGGCCGCATTCCCTCTAGAGACGAATACCTGAAAGTCGCCGCCGAAAAGATCGATCCCTTCGGTGCCGAGCTCTACCGCTACCTCAACTTCGATCAGATCGAAGGCTTTGAAGACAGCGGCCGAGTGATGAGCGCCGAAGAGGAAGCCCAGGTGCTGGCGGGGGTGTAA
- a CDS encoding 3-deoxy-7-phosphoheptulonate synthase — protein MTTTTADLHVVETRPLVPPALLHRELPISDRSTATVQQARERIKAILHGRDSRLLVIVGPCSVHDVAAAHEYAAAIAAAQERYKDALEIVMRVYFEKPRTTVGWKGLINDPHLDGSYDINTGLRVARGLLLHLAEMGLPAATELLDPVVPQYIADLISWTAIGARTTESQTHREMASGLSMPIGFKNGTDGSAITAINAMEAAARPHHFLGINGEGQAAIVTTTGNPDGHLVLRGGNRGTNYHPEAVQEAAAELAKAGLPPRVMVDCSHGNSNKDYRRQGEVAAQVAAQLRAGSGHVMGVMLESHLVAGSQKIPSDLSQLTYGQSITDACIDLATTSEVLETLAEAVR, from the coding sequence ATGACCACCACCACCGCCGACTTGCATGTGGTGGAAACCCGGCCGCTGGTGCCTCCGGCGCTGTTGCACCGCGAACTGCCAATCAGCGATCGTTCAACGGCAACGGTCCAGCAAGCCAGAGAACGTATTAAGGCGATCCTGCATGGCCGTGATTCCCGCTTGCTGGTGATCGTGGGGCCCTGCTCGGTGCACGATGTGGCCGCGGCCCACGAATACGCCGCGGCAATCGCCGCGGCCCAGGAGCGCTACAAAGACGCGCTCGAGATCGTGATGCGGGTTTATTTCGAGAAGCCCCGCACCACCGTCGGTTGGAAGGGCCTGATCAATGACCCCCACCTCGATGGCAGTTACGACATCAATACGGGACTACGTGTGGCCCGCGGCCTGCTGCTGCACCTAGCCGAGATGGGCCTGCCGGCGGCTACCGAGCTGCTCGATCCGGTGGTGCCCCAATACATTGCCGATCTAATCAGCTGGACCGCCATCGGCGCCCGCACCACCGAAAGCCAGACCCACCGAGAGATGGCCTCGGGTTTGTCGATGCCGATCGGCTTCAAAAATGGCACCGACGGCAGTGCCATCACCGCCATCAATGCCATGGAGGCGGCGGCGCGGCCCCACCATTTCCTTGGCATCAATGGGGAGGGCCAGGCGGCGATCGTGACCACCACGGGCAACCCCGATGGCCATCTGGTTTTACGGGGTGGTAACCGCGGCACCAACTACCACCCGGAGGCGGTGCAGGAAGCCGCTGCTGAGCTGGCCAAAGCCGGCCTGCCGCCTCGGGTGATGGTGGATTGCAGCCATGGCAACTCCAACAAGGACTATCGCCGCCAGGGCGAGGTGGCCGCCCAGGTGGCCGCCCAGCTGCGCGCCGGCTCTGGCCACGTGATGGGCGTGATGCTGGAGAGCCATCTAGTGGCTGGCAGCCAGAAGATTCCGTCAGACCTAAGCCAGCTCACCTACGGCCAGAGCATCACCGATGCCTGCATCGATCTGGCCACCACCTCGGAGGTGCTCGAAACCCTGGCTGAGGCGGTGCGCTAG
- a CDS encoding diacylglycerol/polyprenol kinase family protein, whose amino-acid sequence MAAGWSQQLLGVAAVAGWLALLALAALQVRRRWNGQREWSRKLVHIGTGAVVPIAWATGIDRLIAIPAAGLITLLAAMNHRFRLLPAIEDVGRASYGTIAYGASITLLLLQFWPQQPAAVAAGVLVMAVGDGLAGLLGPLVSSPCWLVWGQRKSVVGTGAMAAGSLAMLLLVRQLAIAAGLPHPELPALLAISTTAVVLEQLAVGGLDNFTVPLAAGWLWQRLS is encoded by the coding sequence ATGGCCGCTGGATGGTCGCAGCAGCTGCTGGGAGTGGCGGCCGTTGCTGGCTGGCTGGCCCTGTTGGCGCTAGCGGCGCTGCAGGTGCGGCGTCGCTGGAATGGTCAACGGGAATGGAGTCGCAAGTTGGTGCACATCGGCACCGGCGCCGTGGTGCCGATCGCCTGGGCCACCGGCATCGATCGCCTGATCGCCATCCCCGCCGCCGGCCTGATCACGCTGCTGGCGGCAATGAACCATCGCTTCCGCCTACTGCCAGCCATCGAAGATGTGGGCAGGGCTAGCTACGGCACCATCGCCTATGGGGCCTCAATAACCCTGCTGCTGCTGCAGTTTTGGCCCCAGCAACCAGCTGCCGTAGCCGCTGGCGTGCTGGTGATGGCCGTGGGTGATGGCCTTGCCGGACTGCTGGGTCCCCTGGTGAGCTCCCCTTGCTGGCTGGTGTGGGGCCAGCGCAAATCCGTCGTTGGCACCGGCGCCATGGCCGCTGGCAGCCTGGCCATGCTGCTGCTGGTGCGCCAGCTGGCGATCGCAGCTGGCCTGCCCCACCCGGAGCTGCCGGCCCTGCTGGCCATCAGCACCACTGCAGTGGTGCTGGAGCAGCTGGCGGTGGGGGGCCTGGACAACTTCACCGTGCCGCTGGCGGCCGGCTGGCTCTGGCAACGGCTCAGCTAA